Proteins from a single region of Echeneis naucrates chromosome 14, fEcheNa1.1, whole genome shotgun sequence:
- the pcyox1l gene encoding prenylcysteine oxidase-like — protein sequence MDRSLLPLFAVLLSPWTAVGDPEGPAPVDGAPPSKIAVVGAGIGGSATAHFLRQHFGPEVQVDVFEKGEVGGRLATVTVNHNDYESGGSIIHSLNLHMQEFVKQLGLKYRRSIAGKTAVFNGKEMILEETDWYLLDLFRLWWRYGISFIRLQMWVEEIMEKFMRIYKYQAHGYAFSSVEELLDSLGGSGFINMTRRPLSDSLLELGVSQRFIDEVIAPVMRVNYRQNVSIPAFIGAVSLAGAQNNLWAVEGGNKLVCSGLLKIANANLRQAQVNAISPVQSGEALQYQLSFTTAARTGSELYDIVVLATPLQGSVGSGVQFQGFSPPFNQLPGNYHSTVATIVHGYLNTSFFGFPDPRLFPFASILTTETPDLFFNSVASVCPVNISTGFRRKQPQEAGVYKVFSPQPLDKSQLKTLFRSYYSVQVTEWQPYSHYGSSQGLPPVELHSNLYYLNGIEWAGSAMEMSSVAAKNIALLAYHRWNRQTDMVDQRDLMHRIKTEL from the exons ATGGACCGCTCTCTGCTGCCGCTGTTCGCCGTCCTCCTCTCGCCTTGGACGGCGGTCGGAGACCCGGAGGGACCCGCTCCTGTCGACGGAGCCCCTCCTTCTAAAATAG CTGTGGTCGGGGCGGGGATTGGAGGCAGTGCCACAGCCCACTTCCTGCGGCAGCACTTCGGCCCAGAGGTGCAGGTGGATGTGTTTGAAAAGGGTGAGGTCGGGGGGCGACTCGCCACTGTAACTGTCAATCACAATGACTACGAGTCTGGAGGCTCCATCATTCACTCCCTGAACCTCCACATGCAAGAGTTTGTCAAACAACTTG GTTTGAAGTATCGCCGCAGCATAGCAGGAAAAACAGCTGTCTTTAACGGCAAGGAGATGATTCTGGAGGAAACAGACTGGTACCTGCTGGACCTGTTCAGACTGTGGTGGCGCTATGGCATCAGCTTCATACGCCTGCAGATGTGGGTGGAGGAAATTATGGAAAAATTCATGAG GATATACAAATACCAGGCCCATGGCTATGCCTTCAGCTcagtggaggagctgctggactcTCTTGGGGGGAGTGGCTTTATCAACATGACCCGGAGGCCGCTCTCTGATTCACTGTTGGAGCTGGGTGTGTCACAGCGCTTCATCGATGAAGTCATCGCACCTGTCATGAGGGTCAACTACAGACAGAACGTCAGCATTCCCGCCTTCATAG gcgCTGTGTCTTTAGCTGGTGCCCAGAACAACTTGTGGGCGGTAGAAGGAGGCAACAAGCTTGTGTGCTCTGGTCTGCTGAAGATAGCCAATGCTAACCTGCGCCAAGCACAAGTCAATGCCATCTCCCCCGTCCAGTCAG GAGAGGCGCTCCAGTACCAGCTGAGCTTCACCACAGCAGCACGGACGGGATCAGAGCTGTATGACATTGTGGTGTTGGCGACACCACTTCAGGGAAGCGTTGGCTCTGGTGTCCAGTTCCAAGGTTTCTCGCCTCCCTTCAACCAGCTCCCTGGCAACTATCATAGCACTGTAGCAACCATTGTCCATGGTTACCTCAACACCTCTTTTTTTGGCTTCCCTGACCCCCGCCTGTTTCCCTTCGCCAGCATCTTGACAACTGAGACACCCGATCTATTCTTCAACAGCGTGGCCAGTGTTTGTCCTGTCAACATCTCGACAGGCTTCCGGCGTAAACAGCCACAAGAAGCTGGAGTCTATAAAGTGTTCTCACCCCAGCCTCTAGACAAGTCTCAGCTCAAAACACTCTTCAG GTCATACTACTCGGTGCAGGTGACAGAATGGCAGCCCTACTCTCACTATGGCAGCAGCCAGGGTTTACCACCTGTGGAGCTGCACTCTAATCTCTACTACCTCAATGGCATCGAGTGGGCCGGCAGTGCCATGGAGATGAGCTCAGTGGCTGCCAAGAACATTGCCCTGCTGGCTTACCACCGCTGGAACAGACAGACGGACATGGTGGACCAAAGAGACCTGATGCACAGGATCAAGACTGAATTATGA